One Opitutaceae bacterium DNA segment encodes these proteins:
- a CDS encoding nucleotidyl transferase AbiEii/AbiGii toxin family protein produces MIPYLNIIAWGQVVPWGTQRQVEQDLIVCRALVALFSDAFLQRELRFRGGTALNKLHFPAPLRYSEDVDLVRTTSGPIKPVIDRIRDVLEPWLGKPSYESSPVAPKLRFRVSAEDGSGPIRLKIEINTWDIEVFDRPVQIPFRVENPWFMGEASIATFSREEILATKLRALLQRDKGRDLYDLGHALEVFEGLNIGRMMECFGCYLVKSNHELSRAEAERRMFAKYANPTFLTDMRPLLSAQAAQDLDEAATKRMFERVFSKVIVRIPGKPWARSDEMKERLGVLL; encoded by the coding sequence GTGATTCCCTACCTGAACATCATCGCATGGGGGCAGGTGGTGCCTTGGGGCACGCAACGACAGGTCGAGCAGGATCTGATCGTTTGTCGCGCGCTCGTTGCTCTTTTTTCGGATGCCTTTCTTCAGCGGGAGCTTCGGTTTCGCGGTGGCACTGCGCTCAACAAGCTCCACTTTCCCGCACCCTTGCGCTACTCCGAGGACGTCGACCTGGTGCGCACAACAAGCGGGCCGATCAAGCCTGTCATCGACCGGATTCGCGATGTGCTCGAACCCTGGCTTGGTAAACCGAGTTATGAAAGCAGCCCCGTCGCACCGAAGCTGCGTTTCCGGGTATCTGCCGAGGACGGCTCTGGTCCGATCCGCCTCAAGATCGAAATCAATACCTGGGACATTGAGGTGTTCGATCGGCCCGTGCAGATTCCGTTCAGGGTCGAAAACCCATGGTTCATGGGAGAGGCGTCCATCGCAACATTCTCCCGCGAGGAAATCCTGGCGACCAAACTGCGAGCGCTCCTCCAGCGGGACAAAGGCCGCGATCTTTACGACCTCGGCCATGCACTTGAGGTCTTTGAGGGACTCAATATCGGCCGCATGATGGAATGTTTCGGCTGCTACCTGGTGAAATCCAACCACGAACTCTCCCGCGCAGAGGCGGAGCGCCGCATGTTCGCCAAGTATGCCAATCCGACATTCCTCACGGATATGCGGCCACTGCTTTCGGCTCAAGCAGCCCAAGACCTTGATGAGGCCGCGACGAAACGGATGTTTGAAAGGGTGTTTTCCAAAGTCATTGTTCGCATACCCGGAAAACCATGGGCTCGCAGTGACGAGATGAAGGAAAGATTGGGAGTCCTGCTGTAA
- the rdgB gene encoding RdgB/HAM1 family non-canonical purine NTP pyrophosphatase → MKLHLASGNAHKVAEFQSLAHASGLPVTIVSAREAGGMPAVIEDTGTFRGNAAKKVHALAARLPAGSWVLADDSGLCVDHLNGAPGVESAYYAGPSGDSAANLQKLAQVMKGVPAAQRGAYFTCVLALVDPDGIQHVFEGRTPGHLIVSPRGGHGFGYDPLFVPAGFSLTFAELSEAGKNEASHRGRAWAQLADFLRARIGGTQSR, encoded by the coding sequence ATGAAGCTACATTTAGCCTCGGGTAACGCCCACAAGGTCGCGGAATTCCAGTCGCTCGCACACGCTTCGGGCCTGCCCGTCACGATCGTGTCAGCCAGGGAGGCCGGTGGCATGCCCGCCGTGATCGAGGACACCGGGACATTCCGGGGAAACGCCGCAAAAAAGGTGCACGCCCTCGCAGCCCGGCTTCCCGCGGGGAGCTGGGTGCTGGCCGATGACAGCGGCCTTTGCGTCGACCACCTGAATGGCGCGCCGGGTGTCGAATCCGCGTATTACGCGGGGCCCTCGGGTGATTCCGCGGCCAACCTTCAAAAATTGGCCCAGGTGATGAAGGGGGTGCCCGCAGCGCAACGCGGCGCATATTTCACCTGTGTCCTGGCCCTCGTCGATCCAGACGGAATCCAGCACGTGTTTGAAGGACGGACACCTGGACATCTGATTGTTTCCCCCCGTGGCGGCCATGGCTTCGGTTACGATCCGCTGTTTGTGCCGGCGGGATTTTCGCTCACGTTCGCCGAACTGAGCGAAGCCGGGAAAAATGAGGCGAGCCATCGCGGCCGCGCGTGGGCTCAGCTGGCCGACTTCCTCCGCGCCCGCATCGGCGGCACTCAATCGCGATGA